The Colwellia sp. M166 genome segment ATATATAAACAGTGAACTAATTTTGCCAAATGAAACATTAGAAAACATAGGATGAAGGCATTAAGGCTAAAGTCTGTGCATTAATATGTTAAATTTTCTCATCGTGTGACGTGTTTCTCATTATTTGTGACGATCCACATATTGCCAGTTGAACTTTACATTTTTTGCCATTGCTGACAATAATTGTTAATTAGCTTCTCGACTGCTATAAGTCATTTTAATGTTTCTATCATCAGAAAAATTTAACAGTTAGCGGTTTTATTTTGTTGGCTTTTTTGATGAAATTTATTATTCACTATTAACGCTAATAAAATGATTGTCCCACCAATGGTTAGACGAACAATATCTGCGTCGCGGTTCCAAAAAATTACATTTACTATAATACCTGCCGGGATTAATAAGTTATTGGCTACCGCTAGTGTGCCAACACTCACCTGTGTTGCTCCTTTATTCCAAGCAAAATAGCCCAGACCAGAAGCTACAATGCCGAGGTAAACTAAAATAGTCCACTGTAATGAGGTTGTCGGCAATTTATCGGGGTTGCCAAGCAGTAAGTAACAAGGAGTAACAACGGTTAATGCGCCAATAAAAAACCAACCAAATACCGTGCGTTGTGGTAAATCTGTAGGTTCTTTTGCCAAGGTACGCTTATAGCTAACTTGTCCAACGGCAAAACAGATATTGGCGGCTTGCACAATTAATAAACCGGTTAAAAAACCTTCGTCTATCCCTTGGTAGCGAATGGTAATAGCACCAATAACCGCAAGCAATGAGCTAAGAATAAAGCCGATATTAAGTTGGCGGTCAAGTAGGTCATTAAAAAGTGTTATGTAAATGGGGGTCATTACCGTAAAAAGTAAAACTTCAGGTACTGAAAGATATAAAAAGGATTGGTAATAAAAGCCATACATGATGCCTAATTGAAATGCTCCACATAGCATCAGTTGTAAAGCGACTTTTACTTTGATTTGACCTAGCTTTAAAAAAGGCAAAAAAACTAACGTAGCAAGTGCCACTCGGATCAATACTGAAAACCAAGCATCAACTTGTCCTGCAAGATAGACGCCGATCAAACTAAAAGAAAATGCCCACATTAGCGTGACGGCAATAAGCATTGGCATGTAAACACGCTCCGTATAGGTAAAATTTTGCTAGTTTACCGACTTCTCTAATTTGGGTATATCTGTTTACAAAAATAAATAAACCATTGCGGTAAAAATAAGTATCATAATATTATTAAAGCAATATTACGGTTTAGAATATGTTGCTAAAACCCCAGGCAAGCAAAACTGTTACAGTGAGTATGATAAGTGCTTTCACTTTGTGTTTTCGCAGCATGTATTCTGCTTTATCACCGGCATAGTACACTAAAATAGCTAAACCAAAATAACGAATAGCACGGGCGATAATCGCGGCAATTAAAAATAGTGTTAGTGAGTACTTGGTCGCACCAGCGGCTAGCATGGCTATCTGAAACGGAATCGGCACAATGCCCAAAGTGAGTACAAACCAAAAGCCTTGGTTTTGCATTTTTTGCTTTATAATTTCAAATTGCTCAGGATTTGAAAATGTACTAATAATCCAATCACCAACGGCATCAAATAAATAATAGCCTAATGCATAACCAAATAAAGCGCCAACAATACAACCTACTGTTGCCATGAGCGCAATTAACCATAATTTGTCACGGCGTGCTTGCATTAACGGCACTAACACGGCTTCTAAAGGTATAGGCACTATGGTGGATTCTAAAAAAGATGCTGTGGTAATGCCACTCAGCATGTGTTTAGAGTCGATGAATTGACGAGTCTTGTTTTTAAGCTTTTTTTGAATAGCCACAAAGGTCCTTTAAGTCGATATTTAGATAATACCTATTTAGGCTGTGTATTATACAGACCGAATGATAATAAAATAGACGTTGTTAATGGACGGATAGGTTTATTAAATTAAGTTTGATAACGAGAGAAGTTAAGCTGCGAGTTATAAATTAACGAAAATTTAAGACTCGATTTTTTAGTTATATAAGTCATCAATAATAAAGTATTGAAATTATTCATTTTTAACGCAGATTGCTTTTAGCTTTTTAATCTTCAGATTTGTCTTTAAAGTCACAAAGATCTTCAATAATACAAGAGCCGCATTTCGGTGTTCTTGCTGTGCAAGTATATCTGCCATGTAAAATAAACCAATGATGTAAGTTAAACATGAACTCGGTTTTGTTCGGAGTGTTTTTGATAATAGCTTGTTCTGTTTGCTCAACCGTCTTACCTTTAGCATAGCCGGTACGATTGGCAAGCCTTTGAATATGCGTATCAACCGCTAGAAAATATTTACCTTCATTATCCTTTAGCCAGCCAAAAGCTGTATTAAGTACTACGTTAGCGGTTTTTCTGCCAACACCGGGTAAGGCTTCAAGTGCTGCTCTATTTTCTGGCACTTCGCCGCCATGCAAGTCAATCAACATTTGGCAAGTTTTCAGGGTGTTAGCTGCTTTGGTATTAAATAAACCAATGGTTTTGATGTAAGATTTTAAGCCATCAAGACCAAGGTTAAGTATGGCCTGTGGGGTATTAGCAACAGGGTATAGCTTATCGGTTGCTTTATTAACACTCACATCGGTGGCCTGAGCCGATAACAACACGGCAATTAATAACTCAAACGGGCTGGAAAAATTTAGCTCAGTGGTTGGCGTTGGATTGTCATCCCTTAAGCGGGTTAATATTTCTAGTCGTTTTGCTTTATTCATCAGGCTTATATATCACTATTGTTATGGTAAAACGTTGTAGCGTTGCGCTTGCTATAGTTGTTTTATGCTTATCTAGCTTTCAAAATTAACACGAACACGTTCAATAGCTTGTTCTAATTTTTTCGGTTTCGCTTGTGCTATTTTGTTATCAATCGCATTTTTACCGGCGATCAAAAAGCCCATGGCAATAAAAGCACCTGGTGGCAATATGGCGAGTAAAAACTGGCTATCAAGATGATAAACTTGTATTTTTAAGTCGCTTGCCCATGCACCTAACAGTAAATTTGCACCATCAAATAAGGTGCCTTGGCCAAGAATTTCACGTATTGCACCTAATACCACTAATACGGTTAAAAATCCTAAGCCCATCATTAAACCGTCAAAGCTAGCTTGCTTAATGGGGTTTTTAGAGGCGTAAGCTTCGGCACGGCCAATAATGGCGCAGTTAGTTACTATTAATGGTAGAAAAATCCCTAAAGATTGATACAAGCCGTAAGTATAAGCGTTCATGAGTAACTGAACACAAGTTACAAAAGCGGCGATGATCAAGACAAAAATGGGAATACGAATTTCTTTTGGCACCCATTGTCTAATGGCCGATACGGTGGCATTTGAACAAATTAAAACAAACATGGTTGCAATACCTAAACCTAGGGCATTAACCACTGTTGAGGTCACCGCTAGTAAAGGACAAAGACCAAGCAATTGTACTAACCCCGGATTGTTTTTCCATAAGCCTTGCCAAGCGAGTTCTTTATATTCAGGGTTAATTTTCATTATTTGCTCTCACAATTACTGGCATTAGAAAAAATATCTGCTTGATTAGCTTTAAAGTAGCTGATGGTTTTTTTAACTGTTTGTACTACCGCTCTGGGCGTAATGGTTGCGCCAGTAAATTGGTCAAACATACCACCGTCTTTAATAACAGCCCAACGGGTATCATTGTTATCAAGCATTTTTTTGCCTGAGAATTTTTCAATCCAAGAACTTTTTCTTAATTCGATTTTATCACCTAAGCCCGGCGTTTCTTTGTGATCTAAAGCTCTAACACCGCTGACACTGCCATCAATATTTATCGCAATTAATAATTCAATATTGCCGCTATAACCATTAGGCGCTATGGCTTTTATCGCTGCAGCGGTTGATACGCCGTTAAGTCGCGCGCGGTAGATAACATCGACCAATAAGTCAGTATTATTATCAGCAGGGGCGATAATACAGTCGCGAAACATTTCATTATCATGACTGTTTTTTGGAATAATCTCATTTAATTGCTTTATCAATTGCTGCTGTGCCTGCATGTTAATACGATCTTTAGTCAGTAAATGCACCAAACCAACCGAGAATGTACAAACAATAGCGAACAGAGCAAGTATTTTTGCATTTTTACTGATAGCAGGGAGTAATGTCGACATTATTTTTTTACCCCTAACTTGTGGCCATAGGTTCTAGGACGAGTATATTGGTCAATAAGAGGTGCCGCCATATTACATAATAAAACCGCAAAAGCGACCCCGTCAGGATAACCACCAAACTTTCTGATCAAGTAAACTAATAGGCCAGCAAGTGCGCCAAAGATGAGACGGCCTTTAACACTTGTTGCGCCAGAAACCGGATCGGTTAGGATGAAAAATGCCCCTAACATAGTGGCACCAGTAAACCAGTGAAACATAGTTGAAGCACTGCTATCTGGGCTGATAATAAAGGCAATGAAACTACAGATAAATAGACTTGATAAAAAGCTTAATGGTGTGGTCCAGTGAATAGCTTTTTTACTCAACAAAAATAAGCCACCAAGTAAAAATCCGGCATTTATCCATTCCCAACCTAAACCAAAATGTTTCCCTATGGTTGGCGCTTGCATACTTTCAACTACCGTCAAACCTAAGGTGAGGTTGGTTTTTACGGTATCAAGCGGTGTTGCCATGGTAAAACCATCAATGTGGGTGCGAATTTGCTCAACAGAGTAACCTTGTGGTGTATAACCGGTGAAAATCACTGAGAAGGTATCACTTAACTGGATGTCCATTGCCAATAATGACAATGGTGGTTGCCATTGTGTCATCTGTACGGGAAATGAAATCAACAGCATGACATAAGCAGCCATTGCTGGGTTAAAAGGGTTATGGCCTAAACCGCCGTACAGTTGCTTAACAACAATAATTGCGAATAAACTGCCGATAATGGTTATCCACCAAGGTGCTAATGCCGGTAAACTGATACCGAGTAATACCGCGGTTAATATTGCACTACCATCAAATAACTGCGTAGTTATTTTTTTATTTCGTAATGATAATACGGTGAACTCTGCAATAAGTGCTGTGGCTATGGCTAACGAAATATGAATTAAGTTACCCCAACCGAAAAAATACCACTGGGCGAAAATGCCGGGAATTGTGGCATAAATCACCATTCTCATTAAGGCTGAGGTTTCGCTTTGTTGATGATTGTGTGGGGAACTTGCTATCCAAAATGCCATGGTGTTCAATTACTCTAAAAGTTGTGATTTAGCGGCTGAAGTAGCCAATTTTTTTGCTTTCGCTTTTGCAACGGCAGCAGCTATGCGGGCTTTTTTGTCATTCGCAGGTGTAGCTTCAGTGGTGAGCTTTTCATCAAGCTTGGTTTCAGCGTCTTTTTCAGCCTCTGCTGCCGTTGCGCTTACTGTCGACTCAGCTACTAGCTCTACTGTTTCACTCGCTGCTTCTTGTTGTACCTTTTCTGCCAATTTTTTTGCTTTCGCTTTTGCAATAGCAGCAGCTATGCGGGCTTTTTTATCATTCACAGGTGTAGCTTCAGTGGTGAGCTTTTCATCAAGCTTGGTTTCAGCGTCTTTTTCTGTCTCTGCTCCCGTTGCACTCACTGTTGACTCAGCTACTAGGTCTACTGTTTCACTCGCTGCTTCTTGCTGTACCTTTTCTGCCAATTTTTTTGCTTTCGCTTTTGCAATAGCAGCAGCCACTTTGGCTTTTTTATCATTTACAGGCGCAGCTTCAGTCGTTGTCGCTAAGGTTGCATTATCAGGCGCTTGATTTTCAGCGGCCTGATTTTTTTGTGCTAATTTTTTTGCCTTAGCTCTGGCGATCGCATTCGCCACTTGGCTTTTACTGTCGTCAATTTGCGCAGCTGGTGCGTTGATAGTCTCTGGGCTATTTTCACTGTTATTAGTTTGTGCTTTTTTTGCTTTTACACGAGCAAGGGCCGCGGCAACAGCAGATTTTTCTGATTTGGCTTCCGTGGTACCTGCATTCATTCTAGCTTTACGTGCTTCGGCTGCAATTCTATGTTTTTCTGCACGAGCAATTTTTTCGCGCTCAAGACGTAATTTACGCGCTTCAAATCTCACTTTTGCTTTTTCAGCTTTAATGTCGAGTAGTTTCTGTTGGCGAATTTCAGCTTTTGCTACCCGATAATAGTGCACTAAAGGAATTTGGCTTGGACAGACGTAAGCACAAGCTCCGCATTCAATACAATCAAACAAATTAAGCATTTCGAGTTGTGATTGATCTTTTGCTTTCGCACTCCACTGCAATTCTTGTGGCAATAATTGTGCAGGGCAAACATCAGCGCATTGCCCACAACGAATGCACTCTACCTCTTTACTGCTGGTTGAGGAAAAGGGCGAGGCTATTTCAATTTCACTGGGCGCTAAAATACAGTTAGTGGTTTTTATTACTGGAATTTGATCATTAGCTAAACTAAAGCCCATCATAGGGCCGCCCATAATCAAATGCTTATCTTGGCTATTACTGTAGCCACATTGCTGGGTTAAATAACCCACGGGAGTACCAATAAGTGCCCAAACGTTTTGTGGTTTATCAAGCGCTTGACCACTAACCGTGACCACACGTTTGATCAGTGGTGTGTCGTTAATCACCGCGTCAGCAATAGCAAAACAAGTGGCAATATTTTGCATGACCATACCTAATGAGCTAGGCAATACGCCACTGGGAACTTCTTGCCCAGTTAATATCTTAATCAGTTGTTTTTCGCCGCCGCTAGGGTACTTTGTCGGGATAACACAGACATGAATATGATCAATATCAGCGGTAACTTTTTTTAATACTTCAATCGCTTTTGCTTTATTGTCTTCAATACCGATAAGAATATTTTTCGGTGCGAGAAGATGATCTAAAATTTTAATGCCATCTAAAATCGTTGGGCTATGCTCTTGGATCAATAAGTCATCAGCTGTGATATAAGGTTCGCATTCAACCGCATTGATTATCAAATAGTCTATTTTTGCTAAGGTTGAAACTTTTACTTGTGTAGGAAAACCAGCGCCGCCCATACCGCTAATACCAGCATCAGCAATTTTTTCTAAAATTTGCGCTTTACTGAGTAATTGAAAGTCAGGACAGATGTGGCGCTCTTGCCAAGTATCTTCACCATCAGGTGTTAAAATCACACAGTTTTCACTCAGGCCAGAAGGATGAGGAATAGCCATAGATTGAATTGCTGTGATTGTGCCACTGGTGGGCGCATGAATAGGCAATGACATCGGGCTGTCACTGGTACTTAACATTTGTCCTTTTAGGACTTTATCACCAATGCTAACAATTAAATCTCCCGCTTGGCCAATATGCTGGCGCAGAGGAATAATTAATTGCTCAGGAATTTGTGCACTTGCAATAGGTTTGGTGCAGGTAAGGAATT includes the following:
- a CDS encoding YqaA family protein, with amino-acid sequence MAIQKKLKNKTRQFIDSKHMLSGITTASFLESTIVPIPLEAVLVPLMQARRDKLWLIALMATVGCIVGALFGYALGYYLFDAVGDWIISTFSNPEQFEIIKQKMQNQGFWFVLTLGIVPIPFQIAMLAAGATKYSLTLFLIAAIIARAIRYFGLAILVYYAGDKAEYMLRKHKVKALIILTVTVLLAWGFSNIF
- the rsxD gene encoding electron transport complex subunit RsxD, with amino-acid sequence MAFWIASSPHNHQQSETSALMRMVIYATIPGIFAQWYFFGWGNLIHISLAIATALIAEFTVLSLRNKKITTQLFDGSAILTAVLLGISLPALAPWWITIIGSLFAIIVVKQLYGGLGHNPFNPAMAAYVMLLISFPVQMTQWQPPLSLLAMDIQLSDTFSVIFTGYTPQGYSVEQIRTHIDGFTMATPLDTVKTNLTLGLTVVESMQAPTIGKHFGLGWEWINAGFLLGGLFLLSKKAIHWTTPLSFLSSLFICSFIAFIISPDSSASTMFHWFTGATMLGAFFILTDPVSGATSVKGRLIFGALAGLLVYLIRKFGGYPDGVAFAVLLCNMAAPLIDQYTRPRTYGHKLGVKK
- the nth gene encoding endonuclease III; protein product: MNKAKRLEILTRLRDDNPTPTTELNFSSPFELLIAVLLSAQATDVSVNKATDKLYPVANTPQAILNLGLDGLKSYIKTIGLFNTKAANTLKTCQMLIDLHGGEVPENRAALEALPGVGRKTANVVLNTAFGWLKDNEGKYFLAVDTHIQRLANRTGYAKGKTVEQTEQAIIKNTPNKTEFMFNLHHWFILHGRYTCTARTPKCGSCIIEDLCDFKDKSED
- the rsxG gene encoding electron transport complex subunit RsxG, whose translation is MSTLLPAISKNAKILALFAIVCTFSVGLVHLLTKDRINMQAQQQLIKQLNEIIPKNSHDNEMFRDCIIAPADNNTDLLVDVIYRARLNGVSTAAAIKAIAPNGYSGNIELLIAINIDGSVSGVRALDHKETPGLGDKIELRKSSWIEKFSGKKMLDNNDTRWAVIKDGGMFDQFTGATITPRAVVQTVKKTISYFKANQADIFSNASNCESK
- a CDS encoding electron transport complex subunit E is translated as MKINPEYKELAWQGLWKNNPGLVQLLGLCPLLAVTSTVVNALGLGIATMFVLICSNATVSAIRQWVPKEIRIPIFVLIIAAFVTCVQLLMNAYTYGLYQSLGIFLPLIVTNCAIIGRAEAYASKNPIKQASFDGLMMGLGFLTVLVVLGAIREILGQGTLFDGANLLLGAWASDLKIQVYHLDSQFLLAILPPGAFIAMGFLIAGKNAIDNKIAQAKPKKLEQAIERVRVNFES
- a CDS encoding carboxylate/amino acid/amine transporter gives rise to the protein MPMLIAVTLMWAFSFSLIGVYLAGQVDAWFSVLIRVALATLVFLPFLKLGQIKVKVALQLMLCGAFQLGIMYGFYYQSFLYLSVPEVLLFTVMTPIYITLFNDLLDRQLNIGFILSSLLAVIGAITIRYQGIDEGFLTGLLIVQAANICFAVGQVSYKRTLAKEPTDLPQRTVFGWFFIGALTVVTPCYLLLGNPDKLPTTSLQWTILVYLGIVASGLGYFAWNKGATQVSVGTLAVANNLLIPAGIIVNVIFWNRDADIVRLTIGGTIILLALIVNNKFHQKSQQNKTANC
- the rsxC gene encoding electron transport complex subunit RsxC, translated to MESVIERIQKGRFSQFHGGIHPPEQKFLTCTKPIASAQIPEQLIIPLRQHIGQAGDLIVSIGDKVLKGQMLSTSDSPMSLPIHAPTSGTITAIQSMAIPHPSGLSENCVILTPDGEDTWQERHICPDFQLLSKAQILEKIADAGISGMGGAGFPTQVKVSTLAKIDYLIINAVECEPYITADDLLIQEHSPTILDGIKILDHLLAPKNILIGIEDNKAKAIEVLKKVTADIDHIHVCVIPTKYPSGGEKQLIKILTGQEVPSGVLPSSLGMVMQNIATCFAIADAVINDTPLIKRVVTVSGQALDKPQNVWALIGTPVGYLTQQCGYSNSQDKHLIMGGPMMGFSLANDQIPVIKTTNCILAPSEIEIASPFSSTSSKEVECIRCGQCADVCPAQLLPQELQWSAKAKDQSQLEMLNLFDCIECGACAYVCPSQIPLVHYYRVAKAEIRQQKLLDIKAEKAKVRFEARKLRLEREKIARAEKHRIAAEARKARMNAGTTEAKSEKSAVAAALARVKAKKAQTNNSENSPETINAPAAQIDDSKSQVANAIARAKAKKLAQKNQAAENQAPDNATLATTTEAAPVNDKKAKVAAAIAKAKAKKLAEKVQQEAASETVDLVAESTVSATGAETEKDAETKLDEKLTTEATPVNDKKARIAAAIAKAKAKKLAEKVQQEAASETVELVAESTVSATAAEAEKDAETKLDEKLTTEATPANDKKARIAAAVAKAKAKKLATSAAKSQLLE